From the Billgrantia sulfidoxydans genome, one window contains:
- the mnmC gene encoding bifunctional tRNA (5-methylaminomethyl-2-thiouridine)(34)-methyltransferase MnmD/FAD-dependent 5-carboxymethylaminomethyl-2-thiouridine(34) oxidoreductase MnmC, whose amino-acid sequence MSVSYPSLPPLAGLEPARLDWLSDDTGEHAPHSTQFDDVYFSRHDGRAETEHVFLAGNDLPRRLAAWRERRPFTIGETGFGTGLNMLCAWACFDAHAPAGARLHLVSTERYPLTRDDLARALAAWPDLARRAERLVSQWPEPVAGVHRLWLDERVTLDLHFGDATKRLALLEGQVDAWFLDGFAPAKNPEMWQNELFAAMAARSRPGATFATFTCAGVVKRGLAAAGFAWRKVPGFGRKREMLAGEIAAPPADTRRGQTPWFTPPAPRPPRRVAVIGAGIAGASTAAALARRGIEVTLIDRLDRAELGATHLQGALYVKLAVETNLQSRAYLAGLLHSRRWLAQLDPDQSLWRPSGVLQLALDEKERQRQARFLANHSLPESVVRGLDAEAASRAAGIRLEAPALDYPDAAWVRPLELCVRLAQTPGVSFRRGEVTALHGDAAGWSLTLADGERIDADQVVIAAAGEAARFAQTAALPLQPVRGQVSQLALPEGAPALGRVVCAGGYVPPPADGVLNFGATFAPGDTDRAEREADHAANLAELERGLPHFVAALREAGAALAPERLTGRVGVRAASPDKSPYAGPVPDAEAWREDYAVLAKDATRIPDAPGRHHAGLWISAAHGSRGMASAPLCAELIASRMCDEPLPLEWPLVDHLHPGRRVVRDIVRGG is encoded by the coding sequence ATGTCAGTGTCCTATCCTTCCCTTCCGCCGCTGGCCGGTCTCGAACCCGCACGCCTCGACTGGCTGAGCGACGACACCGGCGAGCACGCGCCGCACTCGACGCAGTTCGACGACGTCTACTTCTCGCGCCACGACGGCCGCGCCGAGACCGAGCATGTCTTTCTCGCCGGCAACGACCTGCCGCGGCGCCTGGCCGCCTGGCGCGAACGACGGCCCTTCACCATCGGCGAGACCGGCTTCGGCACCGGACTCAACATGCTCTGCGCCTGGGCCTGCTTCGACGCACACGCCCCGGCCGGCGCGCGGCTGCACCTGGTCTCCACCGAGCGCTATCCGCTCACCCGGGACGACCTGGCCCGGGCGCTGGCCGCCTGGCCCGACCTGGCCCGGCGCGCCGAGCGGCTGGTGAGCCAGTGGCCCGAGCCGGTGGCCGGCGTGCACCGGCTATGGCTCGACGAGCGCGTGACGCTGGACCTCCACTTCGGCGACGCCACCAAGCGCCTCGCCCTGCTCGAAGGCCAGGTGGATGCCTGGTTCCTCGACGGCTTCGCCCCGGCCAAGAATCCCGAGATGTGGCAAAACGAGCTGTTCGCCGCCATGGCCGCCCGTTCGCGGCCGGGGGCGACCTTCGCCACCTTCACCTGCGCCGGGGTGGTCAAGCGCGGCCTGGCCGCGGCCGGCTTCGCCTGGCGCAAGGTGCCGGGCTTCGGCCGCAAGCGCGAAATGCTGGCCGGCGAGATCGCCGCGCCGCCCGCCGACACCCGCCGTGGACAGACGCCCTGGTTCACTCCGCCGGCGCCGCGCCCGCCGCGCCGCGTGGCGGTGATCGGCGCCGGTATCGCCGGTGCCAGCACCGCCGCCGCCCTGGCCCGGCGCGGCATCGAGGTGACCCTGATCGATCGCCTCGACCGCGCCGAGCTGGGCGCCACGCACCTGCAGGGGGCGCTCTACGTCAAGCTCGCGGTGGAGACCAACCTGCAGAGCCGGGCCTACCTGGCCGGCCTGCTCCACAGCCGGCGCTGGCTGGCCCAGCTCGACCCGGATCAGTCGCTGTGGCGGCCCAGCGGCGTGCTGCAGCTGGCCCTGGACGAGAAGGAGCGACAGCGCCAGGCGCGCTTCCTGGCCAACCATTCGCTGCCTGAGAGCGTGGTGCGCGGCCTCGACGCCGAGGCGGCCAGCCGCGCGGCGGGAATACGGCTCGAGGCGCCGGCGCTGGATTATCCCGACGCCGCCTGGGTCAGGCCGCTGGAACTGTGCGTGCGCCTGGCCCAGACGCCCGGCGTCAGCTTCCGCCGCGGGGAAGTGACGGCGCTGCACGGCGACGCGGCGGGCTGGTCGCTGACCCTGGCCGATGGCGAGCGCATTGACGCCGACCAGGTGGTGATCGCCGCCGCCGGCGAGGCCGCCCGCTTCGCCCAGACGGCGGCGCTGCCGCTGCAGCCGGTGCGCGGCCAGGTCAGCCAGCTGGCCCTGCCCGAGGGCGCCCCGGCGCTGGGCCGCGTGGTGTGTGCCGGCGGCTACGTGCCGCCGCCGGCGGACGGCGTGCTCAACTTCGGCGCCACCTTCGCCCCGGGCGACACCGACCGGGCCGAGCGCGAGGCCGACCACGCCGCCAACCTGGCAGAGCTCGAGCGCGGGCTGCCGCATTTCGTGGCGGCGCTGCGCGAGGCCGGCGCCGCGCTCGCGCCCGAGCGGCTCACCGGGCGCGTGGGCGTTCGCGCAGCGAGCCCCGACAAGTCGCCCTACGCCGGGCCGGTGCCCGACGCCGAGGCCTGGCGCGAGGACTATGCCGTACTGGCCAAGGATGCCACCCGCATACCCGACGCTCCCGGCAGGCACCACGCGGGGCTGTGGATCAGCGCCGCCCACGGCTCGCGCGGCATGGCCAGTGCGCCGCTGTGCGCCGAGCTGATCGCCTCGCGGATGTGCGACGAGCCGCTGCCGCTGGAGTGGCCGCTGGTGGACCACCTGCACCCCGGGCGACGGGTCGTTCGCGACATCGTGCGCGGCGGCTAG
- a CDS encoding YciI family protein, with amino-acid sequence MLYAIISEDVKNSLERRLAARPDHLARLEKLRDEGRLVLAGPHPAVDAENPGDAGFSGSLVVAEFDSLETARAWADADPYMIAGVYAKATVKPFKKVLP; translated from the coding sequence ATGCTGTACGCAATCATCAGTGAAGACGTGAAGAACAGCCTGGAGCGCCGCCTGGCCGCCCGCCCCGACCATTTGGCCCGCCTGGAGAAGCTGCGGGACGAGGGCCGCCTGGTGCTGGCCGGCCCGCACCCCGCGGTGGATGCCGAGAACCCCGGCGATGCCGGCTTCAGCGGCAGCTTGGTGGTGGCCGAGTTCGACAGCCTCGAGACCGCCCGGGCCTGGGCCGACGCCGACCCCTACATGATCGCCGGGGTCTACGCCAAGGCGACGGTGAAGCCGTTCAAGAAAGTGCTGCCGTGA
- a CDS encoding PHP domain-containing protein: MPQPSLPARFEGDSAPLGVDLHMHSTASDGALAPAEVVALCAARGVRLMALTDHDTVAGVAEAGEAAIRLGVSLLPATELSTRWHGVGIHVVGLLPQGARGALAEGLEAQARAREARAEEIAGRMEKLGLDDALARAREQAGPHRPLGRPDFARALVAAGLVPDMATAFRKHLGSGKAGDVKAHWPALAEVVGWVVEAGGVAVLAHPLRYGLTRRKRGQLLDDFIAAGGQAAELVSGFQNADVTRDLARQLDERALHASLGSDFHFPGGHLAPGSMSPPPRTAVPPVWTHPLLAGVVAAGCDASASGAL; encoded by the coding sequence ATGCCACAGCCCTCCCTGCCCGCGCGCTTCGAAGGCGATTCCGCTCCCCTGGGGGTCGATCTCCACATGCACTCCACCGCCTCGGACGGTGCCCTGGCGCCCGCCGAGGTCGTGGCCCTGTGTGCCGCGCGCGGGGTGAGGCTGATGGCGCTGACCGATCACGACACCGTGGCCGGCGTGGCCGAGGCCGGCGAGGCGGCCATCCGCCTGGGTGTGAGCCTGCTGCCGGCGACGGAGCTCTCGACCCGCTGGCACGGGGTCGGCATCCACGTGGTGGGGTTGCTGCCGCAGGGGGCCCGCGGGGCGCTCGCCGAGGGGCTCGAAGCCCAGGCCCGGGCGCGGGAGGCCCGCGCCGAGGAGATCGCCGGGCGCATGGAGAAGCTCGGGCTCGACGACGCCCTGGCCCGAGCCCGCGAGCAGGCCGGCCCCCATCGCCCCCTGGGGCGGCCGGACTTCGCCCGGGCGCTGGTGGCGGCGGGGCTGGTGCCCGACATGGCCACGGCGTTCCGCAAGCATCTCGGCAGCGGCAAGGCGGGCGACGTCAAGGCGCACTGGCCGGCCCTGGCCGAAGTGGTGGGCTGGGTGGTCGAGGCGGGCGGCGTGGCGGTGCTGGCGCATCCCCTGCGCTACGGGCTGACCCGACGCAAGCGCGGGCAGCTGCTGGACGACTTCATCGCCGCCGGCGGCCAGGCCGCCGAGCTGGTCAGCGGCTTCCAGAACGCCGACGTGACCCGCGACCTGGCCCGCCAGCTCGACGAGCGGGCGCTGCATGCCTCGCTCGGCAGCGACTTCCACTTCCCCGGCGGTCACCTGGCGCCGGGCAGCATGAGCCCGCCACCGCGCACCGCCGTGCCGCCGGTGTGGACCCATCCGCTGCTGGCCGGTGTCGTCGCGGCGGGCTGCGACGCGTCCGCCTCCGGCGCGCTATAG
- a CDS encoding L-threonylcarbamoyladenylate synthase, giving the protein MSQFFQIHPENPQKRLIDQAVQIVRQGGVVAYPTDSGYALGCHLGDKKAIEKIKWLRSLDDKHNFTLVCSDLSDIGTYAKVDNSVFRLLKANTPGAYTFILNATSEVPRLLLHPKRRSIGVRVPDHRITHALLEALGEPLMSVTLIPVGEALPMTDAEEIRERYGAHLDLIIDGGACHLEATSVIDLRELPPTVVREGRGDLAPFQA; this is encoded by the coding sequence ATGAGTCAGTTCTTCCAGATTCACCCGGAAAACCCGCAGAAGCGGCTGATCGACCAGGCGGTGCAGATCGTGCGCCAGGGCGGGGTGGTTGCCTACCCCACCGACTCCGGCTATGCCCTGGGCTGCCATCTGGGGGACAAGAAGGCGATCGAGAAGATCAAGTGGCTGCGTTCGCTGGACGACAAGCACAACTTCACCCTGGTGTGCTCCGACCTCTCCGACATCGGCACCTACGCCAAGGTCGACAACAGCGTGTTCCGCCTGCTCAAGGCCAACACCCCGGGCGCCTACACCTTCATCCTCAACGCCACCTCTGAGGTGCCACGCCTGCTGCTGCACCCCAAGCGGCGCTCCATCGGCGTGCGCGTGCCCGATCATCGCATCACCCACGCCCTGCTCGAGGCCCTGGGCGAACCGCTGATGAGCGTGACCCTGATCCCGGTGGGTGAAGCGCTGCCGATGACCGATGCGGAGGAGATCCGCGAGCGCTACGGCGCCCACCTGGACCTGATCATCGACGGCGGCGCCTGCCACCTGGAGGCCACCAGCGTGATCGACCTGCGCGAGCTGCCGCCGACCGTCGTGCGCGAGGGGCGCGGCGACCTGGCGCCGTTCCAGGCATAG
- a CDS encoding ion transporter has product MSEPFRPGGDGVRTRLFQIIFESDTPLAKGFDIALIAVILASVAIVLLDSIAAWEAAYGEWFYWLEWGFTLIFTVELALRVYCLEKPWRYLRSFYGIVDVLAVLPTWLMLILPGSWETLVIVRLLRVLRIFRVLRLMQFVSESRLLLDALRRSVRQIILFFFSIFMVVTIFAAVMYTIESPEAGFTSIPMSIYWAIVSLTTVGYGDIVPMTSLGKAITVMLMLIGYSIIAVPTGVFSAQVIRAIREERYSDEACPGCGHDKHERRARYCLLCGTWLDETSADPRLAAAGRYGEPGSDE; this is encoded by the coding sequence ATGAGCGAGCCGTTTCGGCCGGGTGGCGACGGGGTACGCACCCGGCTGTTCCAGATCATCTTCGAATCCGACACGCCGCTGGCCAAGGGCTTCGACATCGCCCTGATCGCGGTGATCCTGGCCAGCGTGGCGATCGTGCTCCTGGACAGCATCGCCGCCTGGGAAGCCGCCTATGGGGAGTGGTTCTACTGGCTGGAGTGGGGCTTCACGCTGATCTTCACCGTCGAGCTGGCGCTGCGCGTCTACTGCCTTGAGAAACCCTGGCGCTATCTGCGCAGCTTCTACGGCATCGTCGACGTGCTCGCCGTGCTGCCCACCTGGCTGATGCTGATCCTGCCCGGCAGCTGGGAAACGCTGGTGATCGTGCGCCTGCTGCGGGTGCTGCGGATCTTCCGCGTGCTGCGCCTGATGCAGTTCGTCAGCGAGAGCCGCCTGCTGCTGGATGCCCTCCGGCGCAGCGTACGTCAGATCATCCTGTTCTTCTTCAGCATTTTCATGGTGGTGACGATCTTCGCCGCCGTGATGTACACCATCGAATCGCCCGAGGCGGGCTTCACCAGCATCCCGATGTCGATCTACTGGGCCATCGTCAGCCTGACCACGGTGGGCTATGGCGATATCGTGCCGATGACCTCGCTGGGCAAGGCGATCACCGTCATGCTGATGCTGATCGGCTACTCGATCATTGCGGTGCCCACCGGGGTGTTCTCGGCGCAGGTGATCCGCGCCATCCGCGAAGAGCGCTACTCCGACGAGGCCTGCCCCGGCTGCGGTCATGACAAGCATGAGCGGCGCGCCCGCTACTGCCTACTGTGCGGCACCTGGCTCGATGAGACCTCGGCGGACCCTCGCCTCGCCGCCGCAGGACGCTACGGCGAACCGGGGTCGGACGAGTGA
- a CDS encoding CYTH domain-containing protein, with translation MSEEIEMKLALGETGPERLLQHPFLRGGVDEAQRLANTYFDTPEGDLEAARMALRLRRRDERWVQTLKTSGEGSGGFSRRREWEWPVASGSLDRAGLAALPPVAALGEEVLARLEPRFSTDFERRAWRLELAEASIEVALDQGEIRAAGRRVPIHELELELKDGDPQALWSLALAFAETVPLRPAEASKAVRGSALLSGRWTLPQGSADGERLRRALLALDAWTDTGDDEWKATARQALLAIAADGDGDAGTLAARLQRRDWLDVDFGRVAVRLAHRLAP, from the coding sequence ATGAGCGAAGAGATCGAGATGAAACTGGCCCTTGGCGAAACGGGGCCGGAACGCCTGCTGCAGCACCCCTTCCTGCGCGGCGGAGTGGACGAGGCCCAGCGCCTGGCGAACACCTACTTCGACACGCCCGAAGGCGACCTCGAGGCCGCACGCATGGCGCTGCGCCTGCGTCGCCGTGACGAGCGCTGGGTGCAGACGCTCAAGACCAGCGGTGAGGGCAGCGGCGGCTTCAGCCGGCGGCGCGAGTGGGAGTGGCCGGTGGCGTCGGGCAGCCTCGACCGCGCCGGGCTTGCCGCCCTGCCCCCCGTGGCCGCGCTGGGAGAAGAGGTACTGGCACGGCTCGAGCCGCGCTTCTCCACCGACTTCGAGCGCCGGGCCTGGCGCCTGGAGCTGGCCGAGGCCAGCATCGAGGTGGCGCTGGACCAGGGCGAGATTCGTGCCGCCGGCCGCCGCGTGCCGATCCACGAACTGGAGCTGGAACTCAAGGATGGCGACCCGCAGGCGCTGTGGAGCCTGGCGCTGGCCTTCGCCGAGACGGTCCCCCTGCGCCCCGCCGAGGCCAGCAAGGCCGTTCGCGGCAGTGCCCTGCTCAGCGGCCGCTGGACGCTGCCGCAAGGCTCGGCTGATGGCGAGCGGCTGCGGCGTGCATTGCTGGCCCTGGATGCCTGGACCGATACCGGCGACGATGAGTGGAAGGCCACGGCCAGGCAGGCGCTGCTGGCGATTGCCGCCGACGGTGACGGCGACGCCGGCACCCTCGCCGCCAGGCTGCAGCGGCGCGATTGGCTCGACGTGGATTTCGGCCGCGTGGCCGTGCGCCTGGCGCATCGCCTGGCACCTTAG
- a CDS encoding TIGR00153 family protein codes for MVKTNPFSAMFGRSPFQPLLAHIAKSNECADQLLPFFEASLAGDWDEAARVRETITQLEHEADSLKTELRLNLPNTLFLPVSRSDLLDLISVQDKIANKVRDITGIMLGRRMRVPDELAQPMRDYMHTAVACVAQARQALEELQDLLESGFGRHVSDVMQNLIRELHILEQQADQQQIAIRRQLFDLEDRLKPVDVVFLYKIIDWVGELSDRAERVGSRLQILTAR; via the coding sequence ATGGTCAAAACCAACCCGTTTTCGGCGATGTTCGGCCGTTCGCCGTTCCAGCCACTGCTGGCCCATATCGCCAAGTCCAACGAGTGTGCCGACCAGCTGCTGCCCTTCTTCGAGGCATCGCTTGCCGGTGACTGGGACGAGGCCGCCAGGGTCCGCGAGACCATCACGCAGCTGGAGCACGAGGCCGACAGCCTCAAGACCGAACTGCGCCTCAACCTGCCCAACACCCTGTTCCTGCCCGTTTCCCGCAGCGATCTGCTCGACCTGATCAGCGTCCAGGACAAGATCGCCAACAAGGTGCGCGACATCACCGGGATCATGCTCGGCCGCCGCATGCGGGTGCCCGATGAGCTGGCCCAGCCCATGCGCGACTACATGCACACCGCCGTGGCCTGCGTCGCCCAGGCGCGCCAGGCGCTGGAGGAACTCCAGGACCTGCTGGAATCGGGCTTCGGCCGGCATGTCTCCGACGTGATGCAGAACCTGATCCGCGAGCTGCACATCCTCGAACAGCAGGCCGACCAGCAGCAGATCGCCATTCGCCGCCAGCTCTTCGACCTCGAAGACAGGCTCAAGCCGGTAGACGTGGTCTTTCTCTACAAGATCATCGACTGGGTCGGCGAGCTTTCCGATCGCGCCGAGCGCGTCGGCAGCCGTCTCCAGATTCTCACTGCCCGGTAG
- a CDS encoding inorganic phosphate transporter has product MSIIAEHANTFIILACLFGFFMAWGVGANDVANAMGTSVGSRAITIKQAIFIAVIFEFLGAWLAGGEVTQTIRKGIIDPASLQNDPQLLIYGMLASLLAAGTWLLVASMKGWPVSTTHSIVGAIVGFALAGLGIDAVGWAKVGQIAASWVVSPLLSGVIAFTLFKSVQHLIFEAKDPFAAAKRYVPFYVLLVGFAICMVTLTKGLKHLGLNLGFGTNFLLSLLFGLGMMALGGWMERRVQAGSRQSDHFGFTGVERVFGVLMIFTACAMAFAHGSNDVANAVGPLAAVISVVEHGGTIGASALVPWWVLVLGGGGIVVGLVTYGHKVIATVGTGITELTPSRGFAATLAAALTVVLASGTGLPISTTHTLVGAVLGVGLARGMAALNLRVIGTIAMSWLITLPAGAGLAILFFFMFKGIFG; this is encoded by the coding sequence ATGTCGATCATTGCAGAGCACGCGAATACCTTCATCATCCTGGCCTGCCTCTTCGGCTTCTTCATGGCCTGGGGCGTCGGCGCCAACGACGTCGCCAACGCCATGGGTACCTCGGTCGGCTCCAGGGCGATCACCATCAAGCAGGCGATCTTCATCGCCGTGATCTTCGAGTTCCTCGGCGCCTGGCTTGCCGGCGGCGAGGTCACCCAGACCATCCGCAAGGGCATCATCGACCCCGCCTCGCTGCAGAACGACCCCCAACTGCTGATCTACGGCATGCTGGCCTCGCTGCTGGCCGCCGGGACCTGGCTGCTGGTGGCCTCGATGAAGGGCTGGCCGGTGTCGACCACGCACTCCATCGTCGGCGCCATCGTCGGCTTCGCCCTGGCGGGGCTCGGCATCGATGCCGTGGGCTGGGCAAAGGTGGGGCAGATCGCCGCCAGCTGGGTGGTGTCGCCGCTGCTGTCGGGCGTCATCGCCTTCACCCTGTTCAAGTCGGTCCAGCACCTGATCTTCGAGGCCAAGGACCCGTTCGCCGCGGCCAAGCGCTACGTGCCGTTCTACGTGCTGCTGGTCGGCTTCGCCATCTGCATGGTGACCCTCACCAAGGGGCTCAAGCACCTGGGCCTGAACCTGGGCTTCGGCACCAATTTCCTGCTCTCGCTGCTGTTCGGCCTCGGCATGATGGCGCTGGGCGGCTGGATGGAGCGGCGTGTGCAGGCCGGCAGCCGCCAGAGCGACCACTTCGGTTTCACCGGGGTCGAGCGGGTGTTCGGGGTGCTGATGATCTTCACCGCCTGCGCCATGGCCTTCGCCCACGGCTCCAACGACGTGGCCAACGCCGTCGGCCCGCTGGCGGCGGTGATCAGCGTCGTCGAGCACGGCGGCACCATCGGGGCCTCGGCGCTGGTGCCCTGGTGGGTGCTGGTGCTGGGCGGCGGCGGTATCGTGGTGGGCCTGGTGACCTACGGCCACAAGGTCATCGCCACGGTCGGCACCGGCATCACCGAGCTGACCCCTAGCCGCGGCTTCGCCGCCACCCTGGCCGCGGCGCTGACCGTGGTGCTGGCCTCGGGCACCGGGCTGCCGATCTCCACCACCCACACCCTGGTGGGCGCGGTGCTCGGCGTCGGCCTCGCCCGCGGCATGGCGGCGCTCAACCTGCGCGTGATCGGCACCATCGCGATGTCGTGGCTGATCACTCTGCCGGCCGGGGCGGGCCTGGCTATACTGTTCTTCTTCATGTTCAAGGGAATCTTCGGGTAA
- the argA gene encoding amino-acid N-acetyltransferase: MDTRFPFVDWFRNSSPYINAHRGRTFVILIEGEAMARGRGEQLIQDLALLHTLGVRLVVVFGIRPQVEQALSDAGIEPRRHDGRWVADEAIMACVERVAAEQRLWLEARLSLGLPNTPLHGVELTAVSGNLVMAKPLGVREGVDYDHSGEVRRVRVSAVQGLLDRGSLVLLPPLGFSSTGEVFDLDAAEVAQHAAMALSADKLILLGEAAGLYDENGALQRQLTPAEAEPLLSQIEAGCEQARHIAAACAAARHGVARTHLLSWQDHDALLGELFTRDGVGTMITRHRYEQLRPAELGDIAGLLELLEPLERRGMLVPRSRERLEHEIDDYLVIERDGMIIGCAALHCFAEAEMGELACLAIHVDYRGGARGTLLLSGVERRARRLGLNALFVLTTHTAHWFVEHGFRPSDIDSLPTLRRDTYNHARKSKILVKPLG; this comes from the coding sequence TTGGACACTCGTTTCCCCTTCGTCGACTGGTTCCGCAATTCCTCCCCCTACATCAATGCACACCGGGGCCGAACCTTCGTGATCCTGATCGAGGGCGAGGCCATGGCGCGAGGACGAGGCGAGCAGCTGATCCAGGACTTGGCGTTGCTGCATACCCTCGGCGTGCGGCTGGTCGTGGTGTTCGGCATCCGCCCCCAGGTGGAGCAGGCGCTGAGCGACGCCGGCATCGAGCCGCGGCGCCATGACGGGCGCTGGGTGGCCGACGAGGCGATCATGGCCTGCGTCGAGCGGGTCGCCGCCGAGCAGCGCCTGTGGCTCGAGGCGCGGCTATCGCTGGGCCTGCCCAACACGCCGCTGCACGGGGTCGAGCTGACCGCGGTCTCCGGCAACCTGGTGATGGCCAAACCGCTGGGCGTGCGCGAAGGCGTCGACTACGACCACAGCGGCGAGGTGCGCCGGGTGCGGGTATCGGCGGTGCAGGGGCTGCTCGATCGTGGCTCGCTGGTGCTGCTGCCGCCGCTGGGCTTCTCCAGCACCGGCGAGGTGTTTGACCTGGACGCCGCCGAAGTGGCCCAGCACGCGGCCATGGCGCTGTCCGCCGACAAGCTGATCCTGCTGGGCGAGGCGGCCGGGCTGTACGATGAGAATGGCGCCCTGCAGCGCCAGCTGACGCCCGCCGAAGCCGAGCCGCTGCTGAGCCAGATCGAGGCGGGCTGCGAGCAGGCGCGCCACATCGCCGCCGCCTGCGCCGCGGCGCGCCACGGCGTGGCACGCACGCACCTGCTCTCGTGGCAGGATCATGACGCCCTGCTGGGCGAGCTGTTCACCCGCGATGGCGTCGGCACCATGATCACCCGGCACCGCTACGAGCAGCTGCGCCCGGCCGAGCTCGGCGACATCGCCGGCCTGCTGGAACTGCTCGAGCCGCTGGAGCGCCGTGGCATGCTGGTGCCGCGCTCGCGCGAGCGCCTGGAGCACGAGATCGACGACTACCTGGTGATCGAGCGCGACGGCATGATCATCGGCTGTGCGGCGCTGCACTGCTTCGCCGAGGCCGAGATGGGCGAGCTGGCCTGCCTGGCCATCCACGTCGACTACCGCGGTGGGGCGCGGGGCACCCTGCTGCTGTCCGGCGTCGAGCGCCGCGCGCGCCGGCTCGGGCTCAACGCGCTGTTCGTGCTGACCACCCACACCGCCCACTGGTTCGTCGAGCACGGCTTCCGTCCCTCGGACATCGATTCGCTGCCCACGCTGCGTCGCGACACCTACAACCACGCCCGCAAGTCGAAGATCCTCGTCAAACCGCTCGGCTGA
- a CDS encoding sensor histidine kinase, which yields MTKRVSRRWRPRSLLQLVLLAFLVVMLPLGILMYQAGQALSELSRLADVSARQAVEESRRARVLSSLAVEMERSARQYAVLEQESLLDLYAERHGEFQELLAQQRRFLPNDPDVLALEEQLLLLSQLPELDADALEVWLSLFVPFAEHTEAMRRATNRQIDASIEMISARAEAVQSRLWLQTTALVSASLLLMLLFSWLIIRPVRQLERRILSIGSGVETNDRDTIQGPAELVQLGDRLDWLSTRLSDLEAQKQQFLRHMSHELKTPLASVREGSALLADGVAGELSPRQREILTLIDASGRELQRLIEQLLDYNLLQHNQRISLERVDLATLVKTTLSKHRLALENKGMRVIAFDGPLEWVVDRTAVGRILDNLVSNAIAYGEDGGELMIRAHAGREHLILDVANTGEPIAEHDRARLFEPFYQGRSRRKGPLKGSGIGLSVAADCARIQNGSLVLLEDRDFDVCFRLTLPRQALPLTTENNKIEPVEVGINARSDERCG from the coding sequence ATGACCAAACGGGTCTCGCGCCGCTGGCGTCCACGCTCATTGCTGCAGCTCGTGCTGCTGGCGTTCCTGGTAGTGATGCTGCCGTTGGGAATCCTGATGTACCAGGCCGGTCAGGCCTTGTCCGAACTGTCTCGCCTGGCGGATGTGAGCGCTCGCCAGGCGGTGGAAGAGAGCCGGCGTGCCCGGGTGTTGAGCAGCCTGGCCGTCGAGATGGAGCGCAGCGCGCGCCAGTATGCGGTGCTCGAGCAGGAGAGTCTGCTCGATCTGTATGCCGAGCGTCACGGCGAGTTCCAGGAACTGCTGGCGCAGCAGCGCCGCTTCCTGCCGAACGACCCCGACGTGCTGGCGCTGGAGGAGCAGCTGCTGCTGCTGTCGCAGCTGCCGGAACTGGACGCCGACGCGCTGGAGGTCTGGCTGTCGCTGTTCGTGCCGTTCGCCGAGCATACCGAGGCGATGCGCCGCGCCACCAATCGCCAGATCGACGCCAGCATCGAGATGATCAGTGCGCGGGCGGAAGCGGTACAGTCGCGGCTGTGGTTGCAGACCACGGCGCTGGTTTCCGCCAGCCTGCTGCTCATGCTGCTGTTCAGCTGGCTGATCATCCGCCCGGTGCGCCAGCTCGAGCGGCGCATTCTCAGCATCGGCAGCGGCGTGGAGACCAATGACCGCGATACCATCCAGGGGCCCGCCGAGCTGGTGCAGCTCGGCGACCGGCTCGACTGGCTGTCGACCCGGCTCAGCGACCTCGAGGCCCAGAAGCAGCAGTTCCTGCGCCACATGTCGCATGAACTCAAGACCCCGCTGGCCAGCGTACGCGAGGGCTCGGCGCTGCTGGCCGACGGCGTGGCCGGCGAGCTGAGCCCCCGCCAGCGCGAGATCCTGACGCTGATCGATGCCAGCGGCCGCGAGCTGCAGCGGCTGATCGAGCAGCTGCTCGACTACAACCTGCTGCAGCACAACCAGCGCATCAGCCTCGAGCGGGTGGACCTCGCCACGCTGGTCAAGACCACGCTGTCCAAGCACCGCCTGGCGCTGGAGAACAAGGGCATGCGCGTCATCGCCTTCGATGGCCCGCTGGAGTGGGTGGTCGACCGTACCGCGGTGGGGCGCATTCTCGACAACCTGGTCTCCAACGCCATCGCCTACGGCGAGGACGGCGGCGAGCTGATGATTCGCGCCCATGCCGGGCGCGAGCACCTGATCCTCGACGTGGCCAACACCGGCGAGCCCATCGCCGAGCACGACCGCGCGCGCCTGTTCGAGCCGTTCTACCAGGGCCGGTCGCGGCGCAAGGGGCCGCTCAAGGGCTCCGGCATCGGGCTCTCGGTGGCCGCCGACTGCGCACGCATCCAGAACGGCAGCCTGGTGCTGCTCGAGGATCGCGATTTCGATGTGTGTTTCCGCCTGACGCTTCCGCGCCAGGCGCTTCCCTTGACCACGGAAAACAATAAGATTGAGCCCGTCGAAGTGGGCATCAACGCAAGGAGCGATGAACGATGCGGGTAA